The following is a genomic window from Candidatus Deferrimicrobium sp..
GATCACCGTCATGAACACGTCCTGAGCCGCCTCCTCGGCGTCGCTCTCGTTCTTCAGGATCGACATCGCAAGGTTGAAGATCTTCCCCTGGTACTGGCGGAGCAGCTCGTCGGCCGCGAAGGAGCTCCCTGCACGGAGTCCTGCGAGCAGTTCACCGTCTGCGTCGGCCGGGACCGGCGGCCTGCCCTGTTCCCGGACGACGCATGTCGCCGCCCGCTTGCCGGTGGGGGAAAAGGCCCCTCGAACCGGCCGACCATGGTTTATCGGTTCCCGAAAGATGGGGATAACTCTCGAAACAGGAGTCGCTTTTTCAATTCGCATCCGGCGTCCTCCTTTTTTATTCTTCTGGTCAGGTTATGTTGATGACCGGGATACATTGCACAGTAAATCTTTCCGCCGCCTTCAGTCATTGGCGTATGTCCGAAATGCGTACCGGGTTTTGTCTGTTTCTCGGTTAGGTGTTTGTCCGATGGTTTAGAGCATCCTGATGATGGGGATGATGACTGGCTTTGTGTTGTGGGTATTAAGAGGAAAGGTGGTGGAGGAGAGGAGGATCGAACTCCCGACCCCCACGTTGCGAACGTGGTGCTCTCCCAGCTGAGCTACTCCCCCACCTGTGCGCAGAAAAGCATTCTCGCTGATTTCTCCCCGGATTGTCAATCCGCGCAAACACATTAAGTCCTATTTGCTTGAATATTTTCAAAACATGATTATATTCGTAATTATAATCCCTACATACAGGGGGATATCGGTACCCCACGGAAATCAGCATGAACCCTCGCAGGGCGAAAAGGTCTTGAAGAGGAAGATGTTCCCGGGTTTACCTACTGATGGTCCACGGGTGGATTTTTCGTGAAGTCCCGCCTTGTCCCGTCCGCAATCCTCGGTTTGATTATCGGATTCGCCGGACTTGAGGCAAGTCTCGCCCCCTTCGGTCTCTTCCTCGAGGAAGACATCGGCCTGGATTTGCTCTTCCGCCTGAGGGGATCGAGGGTTTCCCCGCGGGAAGTCCTCATCGTCGCCATCGA
Proteins encoded in this region:
- a CDS encoding RNA polymerase sigma factor; this encodes MRIEKATPVSRVIPIFREPINHGRPVRGAFSPTGKRAATCVVREQGRPPVPADADGELLAGLRAGSSFAADELLRQYQGKIFNLAMSILKNESDAEEAAQDVFMTVI